The proteins below are encoded in one region of Microbispora sp. NBC_01189:
- the rimI gene encoding ribosomal protein S18-alanine N-acetyltransferase, which yields MRQAEVVLRQMTAADLPAVMEIERATFPADAWSEAMLRGELRDQPRTRHYLVAEVDERVVGYAGLAVAADQADVQTIAVLAAHRRAGVGAALMDALLAEAARRGATAVFLEVRADNPPAQAMYERFGFRRLGLRRRYYEDGTDAITMTKDLGSERPDAERPDGERETQKES from the coding sequence GTGAGGCAGGCGGAGGTCGTCCTGCGTCAGATGACCGCGGCGGACCTGCCCGCGGTCATGGAGATCGAGCGGGCCACGTTCCCGGCGGACGCCTGGAGCGAGGCCATGCTGCGGGGCGAGTTGCGCGACCAGCCGCGCACCCGGCACTACCTGGTCGCGGAGGTGGACGAGCGGGTCGTGGGGTACGCCGGGCTCGCGGTGGCGGCGGACCAGGCGGACGTGCAGACGATCGCCGTCCTCGCCGCGCACCGCCGCGCCGGCGTCGGCGCCGCGCTGATGGACGCGCTGCTCGCCGAGGCGGCACGGCGCGGCGCGACCGCGGTGTTCCTGGAGGTACGCGCGGACAACCCCCCGGCACAGGCGATGTACGAGCGGTTCGGCTTCCGCCGCCTCGGCCTGCGAAGGCGCTACTACGAGGACGGAACGGACGCCATCACCATGACGAAGGACCTCGGGAGTGAGCGTCCCGACGCTGAGCGTCCCGATGGTGAGCGGGAAACACAGAAGGAGTCATGA
- a CDS encoding MarR family transcriptional regulator — protein MNDAVEQILGDWARARPDVDCAALGVAGRISRASRLLDRGVKDYFARHDLEPWEFDVLATLLRANADHRLCMGDLATAAMVSSAALTNRVDRLVAKGLVHRETAPSNRRMVMITLTGEGRAVVDELLEGHVANENRLLSGLTPGDREQLSVLLCKLLTSLGDVRSH, from the coding sequence TTGAACGATGCCGTCGAGCAGATCCTCGGCGACTGGGCCCGGGCGCGTCCGGACGTGGACTGTGCGGCGCTGGGGGTGGCCGGGCGGATCTCCCGGGCGTCCCGGCTGCTGGACAGGGGCGTCAAGGACTACTTCGCCCGGCATGATCTGGAGCCGTGGGAGTTCGACGTGCTCGCCACGCTCCTGCGCGCCAACGCCGATCACCGGCTCTGCATGGGCGACCTCGCCACCGCCGCGATGGTCAGCTCCGCCGCCCTCACCAACCGCGTGGACCGCCTGGTGGCGAAGGGCCTGGTGCATCGCGAGACCGCGCCGTCGAACCGCCGCATGGTCATGATCACTCTCACAGGCGAGGGCCGCGCGGTGGTCGACGAACTGCTGGAGGGCCACGTGGCCAACGAGAACCGGCTGCTCTCCGGCCTCACCCCCGGAGACAGGGAGCAGCTGTCCGTCCTGCTCTGCAAACTGCTCACCTCACTCGGCGACGTCCGTTCCCACTGA
- the groES gene encoding co-chaperone GroES, with the protein MVTTATKVPVKPLGDRIVVQPLEAEQTTASGLVIPDTAKEKPQEGRVLAVGPGNWDEDGEKRIPLDVKEGDVVLYSKYGGTEVKYGGEEYLVLSARDVLAIIEK; encoded by the coding sequence ATCGTGACGACCGCCACCAAGGTTCCCGTTAAGCCGCTCGGCGACCGCATCGTGGTCCAGCCGCTTGAGGCCGAGCAGACCACCGCCTCCGGCCTGGTCATCCCGGACACCGCCAAGGAGAAGCCGCAGGAGGGCCGCGTGCTCGCTGTGGGCCCGGGCAACTGGGACGAGGACGGCGAGAAGCGGATTCCGCTCGACGTCAAGGAGGGCGACGTCGTCCTCTACAGCAAGTACGGCGGCACCGAGGTCAAGTACGGCGGCGAGGAGTACCTGGTGCTCTCGGCTCGCGACGTGCTCGCCATCATCGAGAAGTAG
- the tsaD gene encoding tRNA (adenosine(37)-N6)-threonylcarbamoyltransferase complex transferase subunit TsaD has protein sequence MMGRDEPIVLGIETSCDETGVGIVRGHTLLANTIASSMDEHARFGGVVPEVASRAHLEAMTPTVEGALAAAGLRFSDIDAVAVTAGPGLAGALLVGVAAAKAYALGLGVPLYGVNHLAAHVAVDQLEHGPLPKPAIALLVSGGHSSLLLVPDVAQDVISLGSTVDDAAGEAFDKVARVLGLPFPGGPHIDRAAREGSGSAVAFPRGKHDDGTLDFSFSGLKTAVARWVEAREASGEPVPVADVAASFQEAVVDVLTRKALQACARHDVKDLLIGGGVAANSRLRALAQERCDAAGVRLRVPRPGLCTDNGAMVAALGADLVAAGATPSTLRIPADSSLPITVVHV, from the coding sequence ATGATGGGGCGCGACGAGCCGATCGTGCTGGGGATCGAGACGTCCTGCGACGAGACGGGCGTGGGCATCGTCCGCGGCCACACGCTGCTGGCCAACACCATCGCCTCCAGCATGGACGAGCACGCCCGGTTCGGCGGGGTGGTGCCCGAGGTGGCCTCACGGGCGCACCTGGAGGCGATGACGCCGACGGTCGAGGGCGCGCTGGCCGCCGCCGGGCTGCGGTTCTCCGACATCGACGCGGTCGCCGTGACGGCGGGCCCGGGCCTCGCGGGCGCGCTGCTCGTCGGCGTGGCCGCCGCCAAGGCGTACGCGCTGGGCCTCGGCGTTCCGCTCTACGGGGTCAACCACCTCGCCGCGCACGTCGCGGTCGACCAGCTCGAACACGGCCCGCTGCCCAAGCCCGCGATCGCGCTGCTGGTGTCGGGCGGGCACTCCTCGTTGCTCCTCGTGCCGGACGTCGCGCAGGACGTGATCTCGCTCGGCTCCACCGTGGACGACGCGGCGGGCGAGGCGTTCGACAAGGTGGCCCGGGTGCTGGGGCTGCCGTTCCCCGGCGGGCCGCACATCGACCGGGCCGCCCGCGAGGGCTCGGGCTCGGCGGTGGCCTTCCCGCGCGGCAAGCACGACGACGGCACGCTCGACTTCTCCTTCTCCGGCCTGAAGACGGCCGTGGCCCGGTGGGTCGAGGCCCGCGAGGCGTCGGGCGAACCGGTGCCGGTGGCCGACGTCGCCGCGTCGTTCCAGGAGGCGGTCGTGGACGTGCTGACCCGCAAGGCGCTGCAGGCGTGCGCCCGCCACGACGTGAAGGACCTGCTGATCGGTGGTGGCGTGGCGGCCAACTCGCGGCTGCGGGCGTTGGCCCAGGAGCGCTGCGACGCGGCGGGGGTGCGCCTGCGGGTGCCCCGGCCGGGCCTGTGCACGGACAACGGCGCGATGGTGGCGGCGCTCGGCGCCGACCTGGTCGCGGCCGGGGCCACGCCCTCGACGCTGCGGATCCCGGCCGACTCGTCCCTCCCGATCACCGTCGTCCACGTCTGA
- the groL gene encoding chaperonin GroEL (60 kDa chaperone family; promotes refolding of misfolded polypeptides especially under stressful conditions; forms two stacked rings of heptamers to form a barrel-shaped 14mer; ends can be capped by GroES; misfolded proteins enter the barrel where they are refolded when GroES binds) yields MPKILEFEEDARRALERGVNALADAVKVTLGPRGRNVVIDKKFGAPTITNDGVTIAREVELDKPYENLGAQLAKEVATKTNDVAGDGTTTATVLAQAMVREGLRNVAAGAQPLSLKRGIDKAAQAVSERLLASARHVEDKKEIANVATISAQDAKIGGLIAEAFDKVGKDGVITVEESNAMGLELEFTEGLQFDKGYLSHYMVTDAERMESVLEEPYVLIHQGKISSIADFLPLLEKVAQTKRQLLVIAEDVEGEALAVLVTNKIRGTFTSVAVKAPGFGDRRKAMLQDIATLTGGQVVSEEIGLKLEHVGLEVLGTARRIVVNKDTTTVVDGAGDAQAIEDRIREIKIAIEQSDSDWDREKLQERLAKLAGGVCVLRVGAATEVELKEKKHRLEDAISATRAAIEEGIVSGGGSALVHVSKDLDNLGLTGDEATGVSIVRKALVEPARWIAENAGLEGYVVTTKITALNAGEGFNAATGEYGDLVAQGVIDPVKVTRSAVQNAASIAGMLLTTEALVVDKPEEEAPAGGGHGHGHGHGH; encoded by the coding sequence ATGCCGAAGATCCTGGAGTTCGAAGAGGACGCGCGGCGCGCTCTCGAGCGTGGTGTGAACGCTCTCGCCGACGCCGTCAAGGTGACCCTCGGCCCGCGCGGCCGCAACGTCGTCATCGACAAGAAGTTCGGTGCCCCGACGATCACGAACGACGGTGTCACCATCGCTCGCGAGGTCGAGCTGGACAAGCCGTACGAGAACCTTGGCGCCCAGCTCGCCAAGGAGGTGGCGACCAAGACCAACGACGTCGCGGGTGACGGCACCACCACCGCGACCGTCCTGGCCCAGGCCATGGTCCGCGAGGGCCTGCGCAACGTGGCGGCCGGCGCCCAGCCGCTGTCGCTCAAGCGCGGCATCGACAAGGCCGCGCAGGCCGTCAGCGAGCGGCTGCTCGCCAGCGCCCGCCACGTCGAGGACAAGAAGGAGATCGCCAACGTCGCGACGATCTCCGCGCAGGACGCGAAGATCGGCGGCCTGATCGCCGAGGCGTTCGACAAGGTGGGCAAGGACGGGGTCATCACCGTCGAAGAGTCCAACGCGATGGGCCTGGAGCTGGAGTTCACCGAGGGCCTCCAGTTCGACAAGGGCTACCTGTCGCACTACATGGTCACCGACGCCGAGCGCATGGAGTCGGTGCTCGAGGAGCCGTACGTCCTGATCCACCAGGGCAAGATCTCCTCCATCGCGGACTTCCTCCCGCTGCTGGAGAAGGTCGCCCAGACCAAGCGGCAGCTTCTGGTCATCGCCGAGGACGTCGAGGGCGAGGCCCTGGCCGTCCTGGTGACCAACAAGATCCGCGGCACCTTCACCTCCGTCGCCGTCAAGGCTCCGGGCTTCGGCGACCGCCGCAAGGCCATGCTGCAGGACATCGCCACCCTCACGGGCGGCCAGGTCGTCAGCGAGGAGATCGGCCTGAAGCTGGAGCACGTGGGCCTGGAGGTCCTCGGCACGGCCCGCCGCATCGTGGTCAACAAGGACACCACCACGGTCGTCGACGGCGCCGGTGACGCCCAGGCGATCGAGGACCGCATCCGCGAGATCAAGATCGCGATCGAGCAGTCCGACTCCGACTGGGACCGCGAGAAGCTCCAGGAGCGCCTCGCCAAGCTCGCCGGCGGTGTCTGCGTGCTGCGTGTCGGCGCCGCGACCGAGGTGGAGCTGAAGGAGAAGAAGCACCGCCTGGAAGACGCGATCTCCGCGACCCGCGCCGCGATCGAGGAGGGCATCGTCTCCGGTGGCGGCTCCGCGCTCGTGCACGTGTCCAAGGACCTCGACAACCTCGGCCTGACCGGCGACGAGGCCACCGGCGTCTCGATCGTCCGCAAGGCCCTGGTCGAGCCGGCCCGCTGGATCGCCGAGAACGCGGGCCTCGAGGGCTACGTCGTCACCACGAAGATCACCGCGCTGAACGCCGGCGAGGGTTTCAACGCCGCCACCGGCGAGTACGGCGACCTGGTGGCCCAGGGCGTCATCGACCCCGTCAAGGTGACCCGCTCGGCCGTGCAGAACGCCGCGTCCATCGCCGGCATGCTGCTGACCACCGAGGCCCTCGTCGTGGACAAGCCCGAGGAGGAGGCCCCGGCCGGCGGCGGTCACGGCCACGGCCACGGTCACGGCCACTGA
- the tsaB gene encoding tRNA (adenosine(37)-N6)-threonylcarbamoyltransferase complex dimerization subunit type 1 TsaB produces the protein MLVLAFDTATPAVTAALHDGERVVAESTTIDARRHGELLAPAVEQVLRESGATLRDVTAIVAGTGPGPYTGLRVGLMTATALALTAGVPAFGVCTLDALAYAAEESGPFLVATDARRKEVFWARYGDPRTRLDGPRVDRPHDLPGELPVIGAGGAMYADVIGADRTRGPLHPSAGALAALAAGRLATLSEAEAAEIARVPEGRVDSVEKARELSVLGPPRPIYLRRPDAQVPGTPKRVTA, from the coding sequence GTGCTTGTCTTGGCCTTCGACACCGCCACTCCCGCCGTCACCGCCGCGCTGCACGACGGCGAGCGTGTGGTGGCGGAGTCGACGACGATCGACGCGCGGCGGCACGGGGAGCTTCTCGCGCCCGCCGTCGAGCAGGTCCTGCGTGAGTCCGGGGCGACGCTCAGGGACGTCACCGCCATCGTCGCGGGGACCGGGCCGGGGCCGTACACCGGTTTGCGGGTCGGCCTGATGACGGCGACGGCGCTGGCGCTGACGGCGGGCGTGCCGGCGTTCGGGGTGTGCACGCTCGACGCCCTCGCGTACGCCGCGGAGGAGAGCGGGCCGTTCCTGGTCGCGACCGACGCGCGCCGCAAGGAGGTCTTCTGGGCCCGGTACGGCGACCCGCGCACGCGGCTCGACGGGCCGCGCGTGGACCGGCCGCACGACCTGCCCGGCGAACTGCCGGTGATCGGCGCGGGCGGCGCCATGTACGCGGACGTCATCGGCGCCGACCGGACACGCGGCCCGCTGCACCCCTCGGCCGGAGCGCTCGCGGCCCTGGCGGCCGGGCGCCTCGCCACGCTGAGCGAGGCGGAGGCGGCCGAGATCGCCCGCGTGCCCGAGGGGCGGGTCGACTCCGTGGAGAAGGCGCGGGAGCTGTCCGTGCTCGGGCCGCCGCGGCCGATCTACCTGCGGCGTCCCGACGCGCAGGTGCCCGGGACGCCGAAGAGGGTGACGGCGTGA
- a CDS encoding THUMP-like domain-containing protein — protein MDLDTLRMLFAPAGRAALDDAVRILADGADPVAAASALRRSHSPELAAAALTQASLRRRAEVKFGADAAVMYFTPHGLEQATRPEVAAHRAARIGAAGIGAAGPGVTGPGPTGVGPAGVPEAPEGPRVLDVCCGIGGDLLALARAGCPVDAIDLDPLTVEIARANAAALGLSSLVTVRTADAAAAEPGGYDLLFADPARRGARGRTFDPRAYSPSWQVVLDLVARAPAACLKTAPGIPYEFIPEGAEAEWVSYRGEVKEAAIWTGMGTGGRRATLLPSGATLTDSGAEADVGPVSRYLYEPDGAAVRAHLVAEVAALVSGHLVDPRIAYITGDRLVPTPWAACYEVTDVMPFSLKRLRAALRERGVGAVTIKKRGSAVDVERLRKDLRLSGGASVVIVLTRIEERPFVLLCQPVTSQKG, from the coding sequence GTGGATCTGGACACCCTGCGCATGCTGTTCGCGCCCGCCGGGCGCGCGGCCCTGGACGACGCCGTGCGGATCCTCGCCGACGGCGCGGACCCGGTGGCGGCCGCGAGCGCGCTGCGCCGATCCCACTCCCCCGAGCTCGCCGCCGCGGCGCTCACGCAGGCGTCGCTGCGGCGGCGTGCCGAGGTCAAGTTCGGCGCCGACGCCGCCGTCATGTACTTCACCCCGCATGGGCTGGAGCAGGCCACCCGTCCCGAGGTCGCCGCCCACCGCGCCGCCAGGATCGGGGCCGCCGGGATCGGGGCCGCCGGGCCCGGAGTCACCGGACCGGGGCCGACCGGCGTGGGACCTGCCGGAGTCCCGGAGGCCCCGGAGGGGCCGCGGGTGCTCGACGTATGCTGCGGCATCGGCGGCGACCTGCTCGCGCTGGCCCGCGCGGGATGCCCGGTGGACGCGATCGACCTCGACCCGCTGACGGTGGAGATCGCCCGTGCCAACGCGGCGGCGCTCGGCCTGTCGTCCCTGGTGACGGTCCGTACGGCGGACGCCGCGGCGGCGGAGCCGGGGGGATACGACCTGCTGTTCGCCGACCCGGCCAGGAGGGGGGCGAGAGGACGGACGTTCGACCCGAGGGCCTACTCCCCCTCGTGGCAGGTTGTGCTCGACCTGGTCGCCCGTGCTCCGGCCGCCTGTCTGAAGACGGCCCCCGGCATCCCGTACGAGTTCATCCCGGAGGGCGCCGAGGCCGAGTGGGTCTCATACCGGGGTGAGGTGAAGGAGGCGGCCATCTGGACCGGGATGGGAACGGGCGGCCGGCGCGCCACCCTGCTGCCCTCCGGCGCCACGCTCACGGACTCGGGCGCGGAGGCCGATGTCGGGCCGGTGAGCCGTTATCTCTACGAGCCCGACGGCGCCGCCGTACGGGCGCACCTGGTCGCCGAGGTGGCGGCCCTCGTGTCGGGCCACCTCGTCGATCCGCGCATCGCCTACATCACCGGCGATCGCCTTGTGCCCACGCCGTGGGCCGCGTGTTACGAGGTCACCGACGTGATGCCCTTCTCGTTGAAGCGGCTGCGCGCGGCGCTGCGCGAGCGGGGCGTCGGCGCGGTGACGATCAAAAAGCGCGGGTCCGCGGTCGATGTCGAACGGCTGCGGAAAGACCTCCGGCTTTCCGGGGGTGCATCCGTGGTGATAGTGCTCACCCGGATAGAGGAGCGGCCCTTCGTGTTGCTTTGTCAGCCTGTGACCAGCCAGAAGGGCTGA